A region from the Lates calcarifer isolate ASB-BC8 linkage group LG2, TLL_Latcal_v3, whole genome shotgun sequence genome encodes:
- the hnf4b gene encoding hepatic nuclear factor 4, beta isoform X2 has translation MKLTGTNLKLECTPCSTDTDHFNNMMVIPLQTNTADSPASAPSQPDGGRAQCSICADRATGKHYGASSCDGCKGFFRRSIRNHHTYNCRFNRKCTVDKDKRNQCRYCRLQKCFKAGMRKEAVQNERDCINSHRAKGQTVGSLSISVLLRAEASAQQFPALLSPQSHDISTKKTAGVGDVFQSMKQQLLLLVEWAKHIPEFCSLPLDDRVTLLRTHSAEHLILGAARRSLPYNDLILLGNDFVIPLRGAQIEVSRVAFRIQEELVKPLRELDITDKEFACLKTIVFFAPDCPGLESPQLVRHLRFQAQLLLEEATSEQRGRFGELLLILPSLQSVAWQMVETLHLAQLLGEARMDSLLQEMLLGEGAKTEHGACTGDGKTQDQQRSSPPNFTSIISHVPTYWH, from the exons ATGAAGCTCACTGGGACCAACCTGAAACTGGAGTGCACtccctgcagcacagacactgaTCATTTCAACAACATGATGGTGATACCACTGCAGACAAATACAGCAG ATTCACCAGCATCAGCACCATCACAGCCTGATGGAGGCAGGGCTCAGTGTTCCATATGTGCAGACAGGGCCACAGGTAAACATTATGGTGCATCCAGCTGTGACGGCTGCAAGGGCTTCTTCAGGAGGAGCATCCGCAACCACCACACTTACAACTGCAG gttCAACAGGAAATGTACCGtggacaaagacaaaaggaaCCAGTGTCGTTACTGCAGACTACAGAAGTGTTTCAAGGCTGGGATGAGAAAGGAAG CTGTTCAGAATGAGAGAGACTGCATCAACAGTCACAGAGCCAAGGGACAGACAGTGGGCTCTCTGTCCATCAGTGTGCTCCTGCGGGCAGAGGCCAGCGCgcaacag ttcCCAGCGCTGCTCTCACCTCAGAGTCACGACATCAGCACCAAGAAGACGGCCGGCGTGGGAGACGTGTTTCAGTCCATGAAGCAGCAACTCCTCCTGCTGGTGGAGTGGGCAAAACACATCCCTGAGTTTTGTAGCCTCCCATTAGATGACAGG GTGACCCTGCTTCGAACCCACTCTGCAGAGCATCTTATTCTAGGAGCAGCAAGACGTTCTCTACCTTACAACGATCTCATTCTTCTAG GCAACGACTTTGTGATCCCCCTGAGAGGTGCACAGATAGAGGTGTCCAGAGTGGCCTTCAGAATCCAGGAGGAGCTGGTCAAACCTCTCAGAGAGCTGGACATCACAGACAAAGAGTTTGCCTGCCTGAAAACCATTGTCTTCTTTGCCCCAG ACTGTCCGGGTTTGGAGAGTCCTCAGCTGGTTCGACATCTGCGTTTCCAGgcccagctgctgctggaggaagCCACCAGTGAGCAGCGGGGAAGGTTTGGGGAGCTCCTGCTGATCCTGCCCTCCCTGCAGAGTGTAGCCTGGCAGATGGTGGAGACTCTGCACTTAGCACAGCTGCTGGGCGAAGCCAGAATGGACAGCCTGCTGCAGGAGATGCTGCTGGGAGAGGGAGCCAAAACAGAACACGGAGCGTGTACAG gCGACGGCAAGACTCAAGACCAGCAAAGATCTTCACCTCCAAACTTCACCTCCATCATCTCTCACGTTCCAACAT ACTGGCACTGA
- the hnf4b gene encoding hepatic nuclear factor 4, beta isoform X1 — MKLTGTNLKLECTPCSTDTDHFNNMMVIPLQTNTADSPASAPSQPDGGRAQCSICADRATGKHYGASSCDGCKGFFRRSIRNHHTYNCRFNRKCTVDKDKRNQCRYCRLQKCFKAGMRKEAVQNERDCINSHRAKGQTVGSLSISVLLRAEASAQQFPALLSPQSHDISTKKTAGVGDVFQSMKQQLLLLVEWAKHIPEFCSLPLDDRVTLLRTHSAEHLILGAARRSLPYNDLILLGNDFVIPLRGAQIEVSRVAFRIQEELVKPLRELDITDKEFACLKTIVFFAPDCPGLESPQLVRHLRFQAQLLLEEATSEQRGRFGELLLILPSLQSVAWQMVETLHLAQLLGEARMDSLLQEMLLGEGAKTEHGACTGDGKTQDQQRSSPPNFTSIISHVPTCELSQINLQQF; from the exons ATGAAGCTCACTGGGACCAACCTGAAACTGGAGTGCACtccctgcagcacagacactgaTCATTTCAACAACATGATGGTGATACCACTGCAGACAAATACAGCAG ATTCACCAGCATCAGCACCATCACAGCCTGATGGAGGCAGGGCTCAGTGTTCCATATGTGCAGACAGGGCCACAGGTAAACATTATGGTGCATCCAGCTGTGACGGCTGCAAGGGCTTCTTCAGGAGGAGCATCCGCAACCACCACACTTACAACTGCAG gttCAACAGGAAATGTACCGtggacaaagacaaaaggaaCCAGTGTCGTTACTGCAGACTACAGAAGTGTTTCAAGGCTGGGATGAGAAAGGAAG CTGTTCAGAATGAGAGAGACTGCATCAACAGTCACAGAGCCAAGGGACAGACAGTGGGCTCTCTGTCCATCAGTGTGCTCCTGCGGGCAGAGGCCAGCGCgcaacag ttcCCAGCGCTGCTCTCACCTCAGAGTCACGACATCAGCACCAAGAAGACGGCCGGCGTGGGAGACGTGTTTCAGTCCATGAAGCAGCAACTCCTCCTGCTGGTGGAGTGGGCAAAACACATCCCTGAGTTTTGTAGCCTCCCATTAGATGACAGG GTGACCCTGCTTCGAACCCACTCTGCAGAGCATCTTATTCTAGGAGCAGCAAGACGTTCTCTACCTTACAACGATCTCATTCTTCTAG GCAACGACTTTGTGATCCCCCTGAGAGGTGCACAGATAGAGGTGTCCAGAGTGGCCTTCAGAATCCAGGAGGAGCTGGTCAAACCTCTCAGAGAGCTGGACATCACAGACAAAGAGTTTGCCTGCCTGAAAACCATTGTCTTCTTTGCCCCAG ACTGTCCGGGTTTGGAGAGTCCTCAGCTGGTTCGACATCTGCGTTTCCAGgcccagctgctgctggaggaagCCACCAGTGAGCAGCGGGGAAGGTTTGGGGAGCTCCTGCTGATCCTGCCCTCCCTGCAGAGTGTAGCCTGGCAGATGGTGGAGACTCTGCACTTAGCACAGCTGCTGGGCGAAGCCAGAATGGACAGCCTGCTGCAGGAGATGCTGCTGGGAGAGGGAGCCAAAACAGAACACGGAGCGTGTACAG gCGACGGCAAGACTCAAGACCAGCAAAGATCTTCACCTCCAAACTTCACCTCCATCATCTCTCACGTTCCAACATGTGAGCTCTCACAAATCAACCTTCAACAGTTCTGA